In Leishmania braziliensis MHOM/BR/75/M2904 complete genome, chromosome 31, one genomic interval encodes:
- a CDS encoding putative 3'-nucleotidase/nuclease precursor: protein MAQRAPRLPMALLALAVLCIAALPVSAWWSKGHMAVALIAERHMEASLVEKGNLAAKVLSLSGPYPQSPDMVQAAPWADDLKKVGFSALSTWHFITTPYYPDPSFTLDVSPVQTVNVASVIPMLETALQRAISNSDIIVHSLALLIHFMGDIHQPLHNANIFSNEYPEGDLGGNKQHVIIDSKGTKMALHAYWDSMAEGHAGEDMPRPLSKDDYASLNEFADYLEATYADTLTDADKNLVKATEISNETYNLALKYAYPGAEDGATLSDEYKKNAKQISERQVLLAGYRLAKVLNTTLKPVSAEIILRGLQNIQSEVDTENNATVRHYYVQKGISAGVTALIAVVLFIAGFVIATLVIFAFKSCVQKHKRFGPYGPISE, encoded by the coding sequence ATGGCTCAACGAGCGCCCCGCCTTcccatggcgctgctggcgctggcggtgctttGCATCGCTGCTCTCCCGGTCAGCGCGTGGTGGAGCAAAGGCCACATGGCCGTGGCACTCATTGCAGAACGGCACATGGAGGCGTCTCTTGTCGAGAAGGGCAACCTGGCCGCTAAGGTGCTCTCCCTATCCGGCCCCTACCCGCAAAGCCCCGACATGGTGCAGGCGGCACCGTGGGCGGATGACCTCAAGAAGGTTGGCTTCAGTGCATTGTCGACGTGGCACTTCATCACGACACCCTACTACCCAGACCCCAGCTTCACCTTGGACGTAAGTCCCGTGCAGACGGTAAACGTTGCCTCCGTCATCCCGATGCTGGAGACGGCCCTGCAAAGGGCTATCTCTAACTCAGATATCATAGTCCACTCTCTGGCGCTCTTGATACACTTTATGGGGGACATCCACCAGCCGCTACACAATGCCAATATCTTCTCTAACGAGTATCCGGAGGGCGACCTCGGCGGCAACAAACAGCACGTCATCATAGACTCCAAGGGAACGAAGATGGCACTGCACGCCTACTGGGACTCGATGGCAGAGGGCCACGCTGGGGAAGATATGCCGCGTCCACTGAGCAAGGATGACTACGCAAGTCTGAACGAGTTTGCCGACTACCTGGAGGCAACATACGCGGATACGCTGACAGATGCCGATAAGAATCTCGTAAAGGCTACAGAGATCTCGAATGAGACCTACAACCTGGCGCTGAAGTACGCCTACCCCGGCGCCGAGGATGGTGCCACGCTCTCGGACGAGTACAAGAAGAACGCCAAGCAGATTTCCGAGCGTCAGGTGCTGCTTGCTGGTTACCGTCTCGCCAAGGTACTGAACACAACGCTGAAGCCGGTCAGCGCCGAAATTATTCTGAGGGGCCTTCAGAACATCCAGAGCGAGGTCGACACAGAAAACAACGCTACCGTGCGCCACTACTACGTTCAGAAGGGTATCAGCGCCGGTGTGACGGCTTTGATCGCCGTGGTACTCTTTATTGCCGGCTTTGTTATCGCCACTCTCGTTATCTTCGCCTTCAAGTCCTGCGTGCAGAAGCACAAACGCTTTGGCCCATATGGGCCTATTTCTGAGTAG
- a CDS encoding helicase-like protein, translating into MMNRGALTLLLHRDVTIGEGGHWMKRLDCKLLRTLHKAACPRCLSITGTLLQNDLTELPRVLEYVGPQLSIHDDADQQPPREAVAALSRRWGLRVSEQREKKSCDNIGNREVSKRPAAARGEERVLLLEYLQKGPQSFLLRRVKANVDIQLPPKYNGANTPPSHPAHTEAASVLRPGAIIRAPQQQPPHAPLRVLRASVFSSVTSTLIRMKGCCTSHQPSSACERLSCIRKVSGTLKLLDVMRLKLRRRGPLAPLFVRITRSIDLFKEYLSVQSAVLGKTLCGSGDTRTIMTIDGSRESDLTKAVMNLEKPQVMLSQMLLHTRLYGSSSAETQGEAIRHVQGPCSSFDEPHNGENSVRHRCL; encoded by the coding sequence ATGATGAACCGTGGCgccctcaccctcctcctccacaggGACGTTACCAtcggggagggagggcacTGGATGAAGAGACTTGACTGCAAGCTCCTGCGGACTCTTCACAAAGCAGCATGTCCTAGGTGCCTAAGTATCACGGGCACTCTTCTGCAGAACGACTTGACGGAGCTGCCAAGAGTGCTAGAGTACGTTGGGCCACAGCTCTCCATCCACGACGATGCCGATCAGCAGCCTCCGCGTGAGGCAGTGGCGGCCCTCTCAAGGCGCTGGGGACTGCGAGTCAgtgagcaaagagagaagaaaagctgCGACAATATAGGTAACCGAGAAGTGTCGAAAaggccggcagcagcgcgtggtGAAGAGCGCGTTTTGCTTCTCGAGTACCTTCAAAAAGGACCGCAGTCATTTCTGCTACGTCGCGTCAAGGCCAACGTCGACATCCAGCTGCCGCCCAAGTACAACGGCGCCaacacccctccctcccatcCCGCTCACACCGAGGCAGCAAGCGTACTACGCCCTGGTGCAATCATAAGAGCTCCACAACAACAGCCGCCTCACGCGCCTCTGCGAGTGCTACGTGCATCTGTTTTTTCATCCGTGACTTCCACACTGATAAGGATGAAAggctgctgcacatcgcACCAACCGTCCTCAGCGTGCGAACGACTCAGCTGTATACGGAAGGTGTCAGGGACGCTGAAACTTCTTGACGTGATGCGGCTGAAactgcgccgccgtggtcCTCTTGCCCCCTTGTTTGTTCGGATTACACGATCAATAGATCTCTTCAAGGAGTATCTTTCGGTGCAGAGTGCCGTCCTCGGAAAAACGCTCTGTGGAAGCGGTGACACAAGAACGATAATGACAATTGATGGATCCCGCGAAAGCGATTTGACCAAGGCCGTGATGAATCTCGAAAAACCTCAAGTGATGCTTTCTCAGATGTTGTTGCACACGCGGCTGTACGGGAGCAGCTCAGCTGAGACCCAAGGGGAGGCCATTCGTCATGTTCAAGGGCCGTGTAGCTCTTTCGATGAGCCTCACAATGGTGAAAATTCTGTGCGACATCGTTGTCTCTGA
- a CDS encoding putative 3,2-trans-enoyl-CoA isomerase,mitochondrial precursor: MRRAISSSLTRCAGAAGVTSALLQLPQHRLQSQAPPGGLQQGCQQAPKAAHAGHEHSHHPEPEVEPPRKPTEVPKFVRINTSDKGITNVQLARPPVNSLSLEFFQELNQWMLWLGSNEETKAVVISSAIPTVYSAGLDLAEVHNPNPERMSGFWQSFQEMWLIFNSFPKPIIAAITGNAPAAGCIIAMGCDYRVMARGPKDTTKINRLYRIGLNETKLGLVAPPWTVPAYCHLLGSRQAERMLQLGETPLADDAHKLGLIDEVAPDEEQTIEVAYKQAERFLSVPQKPRLMSRELVRREYLQMLASDKDRKRDTDAFMKMVLNPEVQHNLERYLERLKSRSRK, translated from the coding sequence ATGCGCcgcgccatctcctcctcgctcacccgctgtgccggcgctgccggcgtgACGTCggccctgctgcagcttccgcagcaccgcctccagtCGCAGGCACCGCCTGGTGGGCTGCAGCAGGGCTGTCAGCAAGCCCCGAAAGCCGCTCATGCCGGGCACGAGCACAGCCACCACCCGGAACCAGAGGTCGAGCCGCCAAGGAAGCCGACGGAGGTGCCCAAGTTTGTGAGGATCAACACGAGTGACAAGGGCATCACGAACGTGCAGCTGGCCCGTCCCCCGGTGAACTCGCTGAGCCTGGAGTTCTTCCAGGAACTCAACCAGTGGATGCTGTGGCTTGGCAGCAACGAGGAGACGAAGGCTGTAGTCATCTCTTCTGCGATTCCGACAGTCTACTCAGCCGGACTCGACCTCGCCGAGGTACACAACCCGAACCCTGAGCGCATGTCTGGCTTCTGGCAGAGCTTCCAGGAGATGTGGCTGATCTTCAACTCTTTTCCCAAGCCGATCATCGCGGCCATTACGGGCAACGCACCGGCGGCGGGATGCATCATCGCGATGGGTTGCGACTACCGCGTCATGGCTCGCGGACCGAAGGACACCACGAAAATCAACCGTCTGTACCGCATCGGCCTTAACGAGACGAAGCTAGGACTTGTCGCCCCGCCATGGACGGTGCCAGCGTACTGCCACCTTCTGGGCTCACGCCAGGCGGAGCGGATGCTGCAGCTGGGTGAGACACCCTTGGCTGATGATGCCCACAAGCTCGGGTTGATTGACGAGGTGGCTCCCGATGAGGAGCAGACGATCGAAGTCGCCTACAAGCAGGCGGAACGCTTCCTCAGCGTGCCACAGAAGCCCCGTTTGATGTCGCGTGAACTGGTTCGCCGTGAGTACCTGCAGATGCTTGCCTCCGATAAAGACCGGAAGCGCGATACGGACGCATTTATGAAAATGGTGCTCAACCCTGAGGTGCAACACAACCTGGAGCGCTACCTGGAGCGCCTCAAGAGCCGCTCTCGTAAGTAA
- a CDS encoding putative aminopeptidase, with product MRKYKADSGGSAKFNSPSPSSSTAKLPKSTIQASEKGHEFTGASYQHARSAIKQLIADHGFDRFLLCLQQLLHKHVVIPMREVEEKGGIEVLRRIGADVAVSPYLSTREFLHAVETSL from the coding sequence ATGCGCAAGTACAAGGcggacagcggcggcagcgcgaaaTTCAACAgcccctcaccctcttcctCGACTGCGAAGCTACCGAAGAGCACCATTCAGGCTTCAGAGAAAGGTCACGAGTTCACAGGAGCTTCGTACCAGCACGCACGGAGTGCCATTAAGCAGCTGATTGCTGACCACGGGTTCGACCGCTTTCTCCTGTGCCTGCAACAACTGCTGCACAAGCACGTCGTCATTCCCATGCGAGAAGTAGAGGAAAAGGGCGGAATTGAAGTTCTTCGACGCATCGGTGCCGACGTCGCCGTCTCCCCTTACCTAAGCACGAGGGAATTCCTGCACGCCGTAGAAACCTCATTGTAA
- a CDS encoding putative p-nitrophenylphosphatase, whose protein sequence is MPERITPALAARLVASPLKYMLLDINGVIWCGGHVIERVPETLRYLRNQGKQIRFLSNNASLSREQLLQSLEKKGIECVTVQECYNSAYAAALRLKQLLGKADVPGEEPRVHGNVFVIGEEGLHDELQQVLAPGFITYGVELHDAERAGGYDTEALGSAWRVPCLPAPQKGLVVRNGKTCRMVQAGTDNAEKITLSDLNAVAVVVGLDKHFNILKLAYGSLTLQGPPATLRGESYTPPLFLATNEDPQLPVGRDGAMIPGAGSIVSALCTAVGRRPDTVCGKPNEDMGKILFKAEGITNPREECIMIGDRLTTDVAFGNATGCQSMLVLSGIEGMADVEEAEKQGKTELLPNYVGESLACFLPS, encoded by the coding sequence ATGCCAGAGCGAATCACCCCAGCGCTGGCTGCGCGGCTGGTGGCCTCGCCTTTGAAGTACATGCTGCTCGACATTAACGGCGTGATTTGGTGCGGCGGGCACGTGATCGAACGTGTGCCGGAAACCCTGCGATATCTGCGCAACCAGGGCAAACAAATCCGCTTTCTGTCTAACAACGCGTCGCTGTCGCGCGAGCAGCTTCTGCAGAGCCTCGAGAAGAAGGGCATCGAGTGCGTGACGGTGCAGGAGTGCTACAACAGCGCGTACGCTGCGGCACTGCggctgaagcagctgctaGGGAAAGCGGACGTGCCCGGtgaggagccgcgcgtgcaTGGCAACGTGTTTGTGATTGGTGAAGAGGGTCTGcacgacgagctgcagcaggtgctggCGCCGGGGTTCATCACTTACGGCGTGGAGCTGCACGACGCGGAGCGCGCTGGGGGATACGACACAGAGGCCCTTGGCAGCGCGTGGCGCGTGCCGTGcctgccggcgccgcagaaAGGTCTAGTGGTGCGCAATGGCAAGACGTGTCGCATGGTGCAGGCCGGCACCGACAATGCAGAGAAGATTACGCTCTCCGACCTGAACGCCGTTGCTGTCGTCGTAGGACTGGACAAGCACTTCAACATCCTCAAGCTGGCGTACGGGTCACTGACTCTGCAAGGGCCACCTGCGACCCTGCGCGGAGAGTCGTACACGCCGCCTTTGTTCTTAGCCACAAACGAGGACCCACAACTTCCTGTTGGGCGTGATGGCGCCATGATCCCAGGCGCTGGGTCCATTGTGAGCGCTCTGTGCACCGCTGTGGGAAGGCGACCGGACACCGTCTGTGGGAAGCCTAACGAAGACATGGGGAAGATCCTGTTCAAGGCAGAGGGTATCACGAATCCGCGAGAGGAGTGCATCATGATCGGTGACCGGCTGACCACGGATGTGGCCTTTGGCAACGCCACTGGGTGCCAGAGCATGCTAGTGCTGAGCGGCATCGAAGGGATGGCGGATGTGGAGGAAGCGGAGAAACAAGGCAAGACGGAACTGCTGCCTAACTACGTCGGTGAGTCTCTCGCCTGCTTCTTGCCGTCGTGA
- a CDS encoding putative p-nitrophenylphosphatase, with amino-acid sequence MPERITPALAARLVASPLKYMLLDIDGVIWCGGHVIERVPETLRYLRNQGKQIRFLSNNASLSREQLLQSLEKKGIECVTVQECYNSAYAAALRLKQLLGKADVPGEEPRVHGNVFVIGEEGLHDELQQVLAPGFITYGVELHDAERAGGYDTEALGSAWRVPCLPAPQKGLVVRNGKTCRMVQAGTDNAEKITLSDLNAVAVVVGLDKHFNILKLAYGSLTLQGPPATLRGESYTPPCLPQRSR; translated from the coding sequence ATGCCAGAGCGAATCACCCCAGCGCTGGCTGCGCGGCTGGTGGCCTCGCCTTTGAAGTACATGCTGCTCGACATTGACGGCGTGATTTGGTGTGGCGGGCACGTGATCGAACGTGTGCCGGAAACCCTGCGATATCTGCGCAACCAGGGCAAACAAATCCGCTTTCTGTCTAACAACGCGTCGCTGTCGCGCGAGCAGCTTCTGCAGAGCCTCGAGAAGAAGGGCATCGAGTGCGTGACGGTGCAGGAGTGCTACAACAGCGCGTACGCTGCGGCACTGCggctgaagcagctgctaGGGAAAGCGGACGTGCCCGGtgaggagccgcgcgtgcaTGGCAACGTGTTTGTGATTGGTGAAGAGGGTCTGcacgacgagctgcagcaggtgctggCGCCGGGGTTCATCACTTACGGCGTGGAGCTGCACGACGCGGAGCGCGCTGGGGGATACGACACAGAGGCCCTTGGCAGCGCGTGGCGCGTGCCGTGcctgccggcgccgcagaaAGGTCTAGTGGTGCGCAATGGCAAGACGTGTCGCATGGTGCAGGCCGGCACCGACAATGCAGAGAAGATTACGCTCTCCGACCTGAACGCCGTTGCTGTCGTCGTAGGACTGGACAAGCACTTCAACATCCTCAAGCTGGCGTACGGGTCACTGACTCTGCAAGGGCCACCTGCGACCCTGCGCGGAGAGTCGTACACGCCGCCTTGTCTACCACAACGGTCGCGG